One genomic segment of Methylorubrum populi includes these proteins:
- a CDS encoding RNA methyltransferase, with product MTDTPDETLTIARLGARGDGLAADGLPVPGALPGERVRVRREGRIGALRAVEAASPERIAPFCPSFPACGGCAVQHLAPDPYADWKRGIVVQALAQARIETEVAALVDARGMGRRRITLHVREIEGRARAGLMAARSHALVPIAHCPITVPGLHRAPAVAEALAAPLGHGRKPLDVAATATAAGLDVDIRGHGPVSEGVRGVLTRLAGELDLARLSIHGDVVVERRPPAVGAGPARRVPPPGGFLQATEAGEAALTALVLEAVEGGKKVKRLADLFCGSGPFALALAAGGREVHAVEGEAASITALTRAYRAGAGLGRITPEARDLYRRPLLGPELDALDALVFDPPRAGAEAQARRIAEAKLPLVVGVACDPGTFARDAATLIGGGYRLERVTPVDQFAWSGHVELVGVFRKDVRKGGGKGSDTGSGRTLRRPR from the coding sequence ATGACCGACACCCCCGACGAGACCCTGACCATCGCCCGGCTCGGCGCCCGCGGCGACGGCCTCGCCGCGGACGGCCTGCCCGTGCCCGGCGCCCTGCCCGGCGAGCGCGTTCGCGTGCGCCGCGAGGGCCGCATCGGCGCGCTTCGCGCCGTGGAGGCGGCCTCCCCGGAGCGGATCGCGCCGTTCTGCCCCTCCTTCCCGGCCTGCGGCGGCTGCGCCGTGCAGCACCTCGCCCCCGATCCTTACGCGGACTGGAAGCGCGGCATCGTCGTCCAGGCGCTGGCCCAGGCGCGCATCGAGACCGAGGTCGCGGCCCTCGTCGATGCCCGGGGCATGGGGCGGCGGCGGATCACCCTGCACGTGCGGGAGATCGAGGGCCGGGCGCGGGCCGGGCTGATGGCCGCGCGCAGCCACGCGCTGGTGCCGATCGCGCATTGCCCGATCACCGTGCCGGGCCTGCACCGGGCGCCCGCCGTGGCGGAAGCGCTCGCCGCCCCGCTCGGGCACGGCCGCAAGCCGCTGGACGTCGCCGCCACCGCGACCGCGGCGGGGCTCGACGTGGACATCCGCGGCCACGGGCCGGTGAGCGAAGGCGTGCGCGGCGTCCTCACCCGGCTCGCCGGGGAACTCGACCTCGCCCGGCTGTCGATCCACGGCGACGTGGTGGTCGAGCGCCGCCCGCCGGCCGTCGGCGCGGGGCCGGCCCGGCGCGTGCCCCCGCCCGGCGGCTTCCTCCAGGCGACCGAGGCCGGCGAGGCGGCCCTGACCGCCCTGGTGCTGGAAGCCGTCGAGGGCGGAAAGAAGGTGAAGCGGCTCGCGGACCTGTTCTGCGGCAGCGGCCCCTTCGCCCTGGCGCTCGCCGCCGGGGGGCGGGAAGTCCACGCGGTCGAGGGCGAGGCCGCCTCGATCACCGCCCTCACCCGCGCCTACCGGGCCGGGGCCGGCCTCGGGCGGATCACCCCCGAGGCCCGCGACCTCTATCGCCGCCCCCTGCTCGGGCCGGAGCTCGACGCGCTCGACGCCCTGGTGTTCGACCCGCCGCGGGCCGGGGCCGAGGCCCAGGCGCGCCGGATCGCGGAGGCGAAGCTGCCCCTCGTCGTCGGCGTCGCCTGCGATCCCGGCACCTTCGCCCGCGACGCGGCGACCCTGATCGGCGGCGGCTACCGGCTGGAGCGGGTCACGCCGGTCGACCAGTTCGCGTGGTCCGGCCATGTCGAGCTGGTCGGGGTGTTCCGCAAGGACGTGCGCAAGGGGGGCGGCAAGGGGAGCGACACGGGATCGGGCCGGACGCTGCGGCGCCCGCGCTAA